AGTGGAAACGATGGCCGCTTCCCGCGCGGCCTGCGACGCCACCAGGCTGTCCAGCGCGCGCGGCAAAGTCTCGGCCGGAAAGGCCAGCTTTTCCCGAATCGACAGTGGCGCCGTGTGGTGGTTGAGTCCGAAGGCAAGCAGATGCATGGGCGGAGTGTGCCGCAGACGAAAACAGGACATTTTAGCCTAACTGGGCGGCGGCGTCCCAAAACGCTGCGCCGACCCGCCTCGCCCTACCGTCCCGGCCTTGTCGCCCGCTCTTATAGCATCAAAATTGTTGCAATTCCGTAACAAAAAATTCTCAATCCAACTCAACTGTTTACATTTATTTACATTCAAAAACAGTAACTTACAATTACGACAGCATTAAAATTTAAATTCAATCGCCTTTTGTGTTTGATTTGAAATAGTACAAATGTCATTTTAATGGCATGTGAAAGGGTCTTGCTCCATGACCGCGCATCACAGTCGATACGATTCAGCAGTAATCGGCACGGAAGTTGCGCCATCGCAGCGCAAATAAAAATACATAAGGATGAATAGATGAAGATGAAATTGCTCGCCCAGGCGATCGCCGCGATCGGCCTGCTGGGAAGCGCGGTCGCGCATGCCGACGATAATGGCGGCGACCAACTGGAACGCGTCACCATCACTGGCTCCAACATCAAGAGCATCAATAAAGAAGGCGCAACGCCTGTCCAGATCATCAAGAAGGAAGAAATCGCCAAAACCGGCGCGTCAACCGTTGCTCAGCTACTGGATCATCTGACCGCCGTCTCCGGCGTAACGGCCGGCACCGACGCGAATAGCTTCACTCCTGGCGCAGCCAGCGCCGGCCTGCATGGCATGGATGCGAAATACACGCTGATTCTGCTCAATGGCCGACGCCTCCCCACGTATGCCCAATTGGCCGGCGGCACAGATAGCTTCACCGACCTGAACACCTTGCCGCTATCTGTCATCGAGTCGGTGGAAATCCTGCGTGACGGCGCTTCCGCCATTTACGGTTCCGATGCAGTTGCCGGCGTGATCAACTTCAAGACCAAACGCAACTACCAGGGTCTGAACAGCTACGCCCGGTACGGCCAAACCTCCGCAGGCGATGGCATGGAACAATCGGCTGGCATTTCCGGCGGCGTCGGCGACCTGGACAAAGACGGCTATAACGCGCTGTTCTCTTTGGACACGTATCATCGCGAGCCCGTGTTCTACAGCAAGCACGATGCGACCAAATCGCGCGACTACCGCCGTTTCGGCGGCGCGGACAACCGCTACCAAGCCACCTGGGGCGGCTGGACACTGGACGACGGCGCTCCCCATCCTTTCTCAGTCATGCCAGACTGCGCGACCGCGACCGTCAAAAAGCCGAATGGCAATACCATCTGCCCGATTGATTATGATCAGGTCGACAGTCAATTGTCGCCGCGCACCACCCGCCTGGGCTTGTTGAGCGTGCTCACCCGCAAGCTGGATGCGGATAGCCAGCTATATGCCGAACTTGGCTTCAATCAGACTCGCACCAGCCTAAGCAGCGGCAACGCCTTCATCAATGATTACGAGCTTTCTCCCGGCAATGCGTCTTATCCGACCGACCCCGCCCTGCTCGCCAAGCTGAAAGCGATCAATCCGGCATTCAAACCGGGCGTATCCTCCGTAGACGTGTATCGCAGCATCAACGAAGGCCGCGAAAACACAACCGATGCGGTCAGCAATACCGCTCGCGCTGTCTTCGGTTACTCCACCACCTACAAGAACTGGGACTACGACGCCTCGGTCAATTTCAGCCAGAACACGGTCACCAACCACAATCTGGTGGTGATGAACACCTTCCTGGACTCGCTGACCAACGGCAATCCATCCGGCCCGACCTATAACCCATTCATTCACGGCAATCCGGCCTCTAGCGTCACACCCTATGAAAAACAGCAAACCATAGAGGGCACTTCCGGCTTCCAAGGGCTGGAGCTGAAAGCCGCGCAGAGTAATCTGTTCTCGCTGCCAGGCGGAGAAGCGGGCTTCGCCGCAGGCGTGCAATGGTGGCGAGAGACGCTGGAAAACAATCCCTCCAGCGATATGCAAAATGGCCTGATCATGAACCAGGCGCCGCAAAGCTACTTCACGGCAGCCCGCAGCATCTTCGCCGTCTATAGCGAGCTGAACCTGCCCGTCATCAAGAATCTGGATGTGAATCTGGCGGTACGGAACGACCATTACAATGATCTTGGCAGCACCTTCAATCCCAAGGCCAGCTTCACCTATCGCCCGGTGAAGGAAGTGCTGTTCCGCGGCTCGGCCACCTCCGGCTTCAAGGCGCCGTCGTTCACCCAGATGTATCTGACCAATACCGGCTTTAACAGCGGCCCGGACTTGGCAAAGTGCGCCCAGCAAGGCATTGCCGCTCAAGACTGCACATCCGAGAGTTTCAAGCTCATCAGCGGCGGCAATCCTCACCTGACCCCTGAAACCAATAAGAGCTTCAGCTTCGGCATGGTCCTGCAGCCAACCAAGGAACTATTCGCGTCGGTTGACTTTTATCGCATCAATCAGAAAAATGTCATCAACTCGCTGAGTCTGGAAGATGTGCTGGCCAATCCGGGCAAGTACCCGGGTGCCATTGTTCGCAAACCCTCCGACCCCGGCGTGCTGGGCGATATCGATCATATCAATTTGCCGTATGACAATATCGGCCGCAGAGTGGTGGCCGGTCTGGATATCGAGCTGAAGTACGATTTGTCCCTTGGCGAGTATGGCAAACTCAAGTTCTCCAACGAGCAAAACCGCGTTCTGACCTACCAGGACTCGACCCAGAAGACAGATCCGCTGCGTGAAGAAGTGGACTATGCCACGATGCCTCGCTGGAAAAACGTGTTCACCACCGAGTACAGCTATGGCAAGTACTCCGTTGGCCTGACCGCACGCTCCTACTCCGGCTTCAAGAACCTGACCTCCGCGATTTCCGATCCAGCCACCATTGGTAAGAAATCTCCGCGCATTCCGTCTTACACTGCTTGGGATCTGGACGTCAGCGCTCAACCGCTCAAACAGTTAAGCGTTTCGGCAGGAGTGAAGAATCTGGGCGCAAAGATCCCTCCCTACATCTCCAACTACACCGACCCGGGAGTCTTCTCCGGCTCAGATACCGACCTGTGGGGCCGTACTTACTACGTGAATTTCAACTACAAATTCTAAAATATCCCAGTTCATCCCTCCCAAACCCGCCTTCCGGCGGGTTTTTGCATTTGACGGACGCAGCACACGTTCATTGCCTGCGCCTCCAGATGGCTGCGCCCCTATCCACTTAATAAAATTTGACAATTTGCACAAAAACAACAGTCATTTTCCGCAGAATATTCAATAACTTAACAAAAAAGAAACAATGTTGACGGATGTCAGACCACATAAAAACGCGGTCAGATAATTGATTTATTGAAAGAAAAATGTCAATTTCATGATTGCATTGGCATGATCCATGCGATGCCAAATCAAAAATAGTCTCGCGTCGACAGCAACGCAGACACGTGATGAATACAAAGGAAAAACAATGAGACTGACCATCCTGGCCCAAGCTATCGCGACGATAGGCTTGTTGGGCAGCGGCATCGCGCATGCCGCCGACAGCGCCGACCAACTCGAACGCGTTACCATCACCGGCTCCAACATCAAGCGCAGCATCAACAAGGAAGGCGCGCTGCCGGTCGAGGTGCTTAAAAAAGAAGACATCGCCAAAACCGGCGCATCCACAGTTTCCCAGTTACTTGAGGGCATCGCCTCCATCACCGGCGTCACGCCCGGCACCAGCAGTACCAGTTTTGTGCCCGGAGCCTCCTATGCCAGCATGCGCGGCATGGACGCAAAATACACTCTGGTTCTGCTCAATGGCCGCCGCTTGGCGACATATGCGCAACTGGAAGGCGGCACAGATGCCTTCAATGACTTGAATACTCTGCCGCTCTCCGTTATTGAATCCGTTGAAATCCTGCGCGACGGCGCTTCCGCCATCTATGGATCCGATGCGGTTGCCGGTGTGATCAACTTCAAGACCAAACGCAACTATCAAGGCACGGACAGCTACGTCCGTTATGGCCAAACATCTGCCGGAGATGGTTCTGAGCAGGCGATGGGAGTCTCCGCTGGCATCGGCGATCTGGATAAAGACGGTTACAACGCGCTGATCTCGTTTGACGCCTACCATCGCGAACCGGTGTTTTACAGCAAGCACGACCCTATCAAGTCTCGCGATTTTCGCCGTTTCGGCGGGGATGACAATCGCTTCCTAAGCACTTGGGGCGGCTGGCGGATCAGTCCAAAGCAGCAATACATCGCCATGCCATACTGCCCAAGCCCCTTGGTCACCAAGGCTACTGGCCAAGTCATCTGCCCAATCGATTATGATCAGGTTGACGATCAGAAATCCCCCCGTACCAGCCGCTATGGTTTGCTGTCGGTTGGCACCAAGAAACTGGATGCCAATAGCGAAATTTATGCGGAATTGGGACTGAATCAGACGCAGACCATGCTGCGCGGCGGAAATAACTTCCTGAACGCCATCACACTGTCTCCCAAAGACGCAGCCTACCCCAAAGATCCTTCGTTGATCGCGGCTCTCCAGGCGATGAATCCCAATTTCGTGCCTGGCACCAGCAATATCACCATCTATCGGGGTCTAAACGAAGGCTGGGGGCGCGATCGCGACGCCACTAGCACGACGTATCACGCAGTCGTGGGTTACAGCACTTCGCGCTGGGATTGGGACTTTGACGCCTCCATCAATCTGAGCGGCAATAAAGTTGTCAACAAAAATCAGGACTACCTGACTACGCTCGAGGACTCACAATCCACAGGCAACCCATCTGGCCCGACCTACAACCCGTTCATTCACGGCAATCCGACCAACAGTCTAAGCCCCTTCCAGGCCTTGGACCAAAATAAAGCCACTAGCGCCCTGCAGGCACTGGAGCTGAAGGCATCAAAGAGCGAACTATTCAATCTGCCTGGCGGTGCCGCAGGTTTCGCCACCGGCCTGCAATGGTGGCATGAAAGCCTGGAAAGCGAACCGGATGCCAATACCCAGCAAGGCCTGGTCATGAACTCCGCCCCGCAGTCCTATCTCAAGGCCAGCCACAGCATTCTAGCGGCTTACGGGGAGTTCAATCTGCCGATCACCAAACAGCTTGAGGTGCAACTGGCGCTGCGCGGCGACCACTACAACGATTTCGGCAACACCGTCAATCCCAAGATCGCATTCGCTTACCACCCATGGAAAGAAGTATTATTCCGCGGTTCCGCCTCCTCTGGCTTCAAAGCCCCGTCCTTCACTCAGCTACACCTGACCCGCACGGCCTATAGCTCAGTTAAGGATTATGATCTGTGCGCTCAGCAAGGTATTTCAAAGAGCAAGTGTCAAGCCAACAGCGTCAAGATCATCAGCGGCGGCAATCCCAATCTGCAGCCGGAAACCAGCGACAGCTTCAGCCTGGGCATGGTATTCCAGCCCACGAAGGAGTTGTATGCATCGGTTGACTTCTACCGCATCAATCAAAAGAAAGTCATCAACGCCATCGATACTGAAGACGTAATGACCAACCCTGCCAAATATCCTGGCGCGATTGTGCGCAAACCGGCGCAAAATGGTTTGCTGGGCGATATTGATCATATCAATACCCCATATCAAAATACCGGTGGTTTGAGCACCTCCGGTCTGGACATCATCGCTCGCTATGATTGGTCGCTGGGCAGCTATGGCAAGCTGAAATTTGAAAACCAGCACAGCCGTATTTTGAGCTACAAGGACCATAAACTGGCCGATGATCCCTGGCTGGAGGAACTGGACTATGCAGTCGAAACTCGCTGGAAGAACGTGTTTACCACTGAATATAGCTATGACAAATACTCAGTTGGCTTGACCGCGCGCAGCTATGCCGGCTTCAAGAACCTGACTCAAGCGATTTCCAACACCAGCTCCTTGCAAGGCAAATCCGAACGCGTGGCCTCCTATACCGCTTTCGATGTCTATCTGAGCGCAACGCCACTCAAGAAACTGAAAATAGAAGGCGGAATTAAAAATATCGGCAATCGTGTTCCGCCATATTTCAGCAACTCCTCCACCCCAGGCACATTCAATGGCCCGGCCACAGACCTGTGGGGTCGCACCTACTATATGAACGTGAATTACAAGTTCTAAGCGCCGTCCCGATTCACGCTTGTTGCCAAACCGCGCCAGTCAGCTTGCTGACTGGCGTTTTTCAAATAATTAGCCCTGCAAACGCATATCCACATGCAGTATCCCGCCATCGTCATACGGCTCGGATACCGGCTGGAAACCAAACGCTTCATATAAACCGCTGGCGTCGCACTGCGCGGACAGCATCAACGTCTGGCCGGGGTAATGGGCATGGCACTGCGCCACCGCCTGCGCCATCAGCGCCTTGCCCAGGCCCTGCCCGCGCGCTTCCGGCGCCACCACCACCCGGCCGATGGCGACGGCGTCGGGGTATTTTCCGCCCGGCCCGATCAAGCGCGCGTAGGCCAGCAGATTGCCAGCCTCGTCGCGTCCGGACAGGTGCAGGCAGTGCATGTCGACGCCGTCCACATCGCCATAGATCGACTGCTGCTCCACCACGAATACCCGGTCGCGCAGTTGCAGCGCCTGATACAGAGCCCTGGGCGTAAATCCATCAAAACCGTGGCAATGCCACGCTATCCTGTTTGCCATAGTAGAATCCCTCCATTCCGGTAGCCCGTCCTGCCATGCTATACCATCGCAGCCTGCGGTCTACCCTTACTCAGATCAAGACACTAGCATTAGAACATGAACGATCTCGACCTCTTCGCCACGCCGGACGCCGCCGGCAACCTCACGCCGCCGCCCCCGGCCGCGCCGCAAGCCCTCGGCGGCGACTGGATTCCGCTGGACCTGTACGCCGAGCGCGCCTACCTGGAATACGCGATGAGCGTGGTGAAGGGCCGCGCGCTGCCGGAGGTGGCCGACGGCCAGAAGCCGGTGCAGCGCCGCATCCTGTACGCGATGCGCGACATGGGCCTGGCCCACGGCGCCAAGCCGGTGAAATCGGCCCGCGTGGTCGGCGAAATCCTCGGTAAATACCACCCGCACGGCGACAGCTCGGCTTACGAGGCGCTGGTGCGGATGGCGCAAGACTTCACGCTGCGCTACCCGCTGATCGACGGCCAAGGCAACTTCGGCAGCCGCGACGGCGACGGCGCGGCCGCCATGCGTTACACCGAGGCGCGGCTGACGCCGATCGCCGAACTGCTGCTGTCTGAAATCGACATGGGCACGGTGGACTTCGTTCCCAATTACGACGGCGCCTTCGAAGAGCCCGCCCTGTTGCCGGCCCGCCTGCCCATGGTACTGCTCAACGGCGCCTCCGGCATCGCGGTGGGCATGGCGACGGAAATCCCGCCGCATAATCTGACCGAAGTGGCCAGCGCCTCCGTGGCGCTGCTGGACGACCCGACGCTGGATATCGATGGCCTGATGCAATACATCCCCGGCCCGGACTTCCCCGGCGGCGGCCAGATCATCACCCCGGCGGCCGACATCCGCTCCGCCTACGAAACCGGCCGCGGCAGCGTGCGCGTGCGCGCCAAGTGGGAAGTGGACAAACTGGCGCGCGGCCAGTGGCGCGCCATCGTCACCGAGCTGCCGCCGGGCTCGTCGGCGCAGAAGGTGCTGGCTGAGATTGAAGAAGCCACCAATCCCAAGCTGAAGGCCGGCAAGAAACAGCTGTCGCAGGACCAGCAGAATCTGAAGAAGCTGATGCTGGACCTGCTGGACCGCGTCCGCGACGAATCCGACAGCGAAAACCCGGTGCGCCTGGTGTTCGAACCCAAGTCCAGCCGCCAGGACCCGGACGAGTTCATGAACATCCTGCTGGCGCAGACCAGCCTGGAAGGCAACGCCTCGCTGAACCTAGTGATGATAGGCCTGGACGGCCGTCCGGCGCAGAAGGGCCTGAAGCCCATCCTGAGCGAGTGGATAGACTTCCGCCGCAGCACCGTCACCCGCCGCCTGGCGCACCGCCTGGCCCAGGTGGACAAGCGCATCCACATCCTGGAAGGCCGGATGATCGCCTTCATCCACATCGATGAAGTCATCCGCGTCATCCGCGAATCGGACGAGCCCAAGCCGGACCTGATCAAGGCCTTCGGCCTGACCGAAATCCAGGCCGAGGACATCCTGGAAATCCGCCTGCGCCAATTGGCGCGGCTGGAAGGCTTCAAGCTGGAGAAGGAACTGTCGGAGCTGCGCGAGGAGCGCGAGGGCCTGCGCCACATCCTGGACACGCCGGACGCGCTGACCCGCCTGATCCGCGACGAAATCCAGGCCGACGCCGCCAAGTACGGCGACAAGCGCCGCAGCGAGATCAAGGCCGCCGAGCGCGCGGTGCTGACGCAAACCACGGCCGACGAGCCGGTGACGCTGATCCTGTCGCAAAAGGGCTGGATCCGCGCCCGCGTCGGCCACAATCTGGAGCTGGAAACGCTGAGCTTCAAGGATGGCGACGCTCTGGCCGCCGCGGTGGAAACGCGCACCATCTGGAACGCCGTGGTGCTGGACCACAACGGCCGCGCCTACACCATCGATCCGGCCACGGTGCCGACCGGCCGCGGTGACGGCGTGCCGGTGGCGTCGCTGGTGGATCTGCAGGACGGCGCCAAGCCGGCGCAGCTGATCTCCGGCCGCGACGAAGACCGCTTCGTGGTGGCCGGCAGCGGCGGCTACGGCTTCATCGCCAAGATCGGCGACATGGCGGGCCGGGTGAAGGCCGGCAAAGCCTTCATCACCCTGGACGCGCAGGAAACGGTGCTGGAGCCGGTGCGCCTGCCCGCCGCGCCGCTGGAGCAGCTGCAACTGGTCGCCGCCAGCGACGCCGGCCGCCTGCTGGCCTTCCCGGCGGCGGAGCTGAAGGAGCTGGCCAAGGGCCGCGGCCTGATGCTGCTGGCGCTGGACGAGGGCGCGCGCATGACCGCCATCGGCCTGGTGGCCGGCGACAAGGCGCTACTGGCCACGACCTCCGTCCGCGGCAAAGTGGCGGATGAAAAGATCGCGCTGGAAGAGTTCATCGCCAAACGCGCCAAGAAGGGCAAGCTGATGCCGAAGAAATGGCTGGTGAGCGCTATCCGGGATCTGCCGATGTGATGCGCCGCCCAGCCCAGCAGCAGACGCTCAGCCCTCGCGCCGCCCTGTTGTTCTTCAACGGCTTCCGCGCCGTCTTGCTGCTGGTGCTGTTTTCAATGTCGCTGATACCCGGCACCGACGGCCTGCCCTTGATCGAGGGCGGCCGTCATTTTTATTTCTGGGCCGGCGTCTACGCCTTGCTGATCAGCGGCTGGTTCCTGTTGCGCGAAGGCTCGCTCGGCCACACGCTGCAACTGACGCTGGCCATCGCCGCCGACATCGCCATGATGGTGTGGCTGATGGCGATGAACGACGGCATCCACGGCGGCTTCGGCCTGCTGCTGCTGCCCTACCTCGCCGCCGCCGGCCTGTTGTCCACCGGCCGCTACGCGCTGTTCTACGCCGCCATCGCCACGCTGATGCTGCTCGGCTATGTCGGCGCGGCGCATCAATTGGACCAGGCCCGCTCCTCAGACTTGTCCTATGGCGCCTTGCTGGCCGCCGGCTGTTTCGTCACCGCCATCGCCACCTGGCATCTGGGACGCATGGCGCGCGCCTCGGAGGCTTTGGCGGCCCAGCGCGGCGGCGAGATCGCCAACCTCAACCATCTGAACGAACTGATCCTGCAGAGCCAGCGCGACGCGGTGGTGGTGCTGGACGAAGCAGGCCATCTGCGCCAATTCAATCTACAGGCCGAACGCTATTTCAGCCGCCTCTGCCGCGGCCAGCCCATGCCGGAGCTGCTGCCCTTGGTGCGGCGCTGGCAGCAAAGCGGCTACCCCGCGCTCTCCACCTTCGTCGAACACAATGTGCGCGGCCGGCTGCTGCTGGGCCGGCTGGTGCCGGTTCCGGTGCCGGAGGGCGAAGTGCGCGGCGTGGTGCTGTTCATGCGCGACATGGCCGATATGGCGGAAGAATCCAAACGGATGAAGCTGGCGGCGCTGGGCCGTCTCACCGCCAACATCGCGCACGAAATCCGCAATCCGCTCGCCGCCATCAGCCATGCCGGCGATCTGTTGGCCGAGGATGACGACGATCCGGCCCGGCAACGGCTGCTGCGCATCGTCCGCGACAACACCCGCCGCATCAACGGCATGGTGGAGGACGTGCTGATCCTGGGCCGCCGCGACCGGGTCAAGCGCGAGACGATAGCCCTTGGCCCCTTCATCGAACAGCTGCTGGAGCATTTCGCCATGTCGCAGCCGGAAGCCGCCGGCGCCGTGCTTTGCCAGCTGCCGGACTGCCGGCTGCTGTTCGACCGCGGCCATCTGACACAGATTCTGGGCAACCTGCTGGCCAATGCCTGGCGGCACGGCAGCCGCGCCGTCGGCAGCGTCCGGCTGGAGGGCGGCGTGGCGGAGGGCGCCTTGATCCTGCGGGTGATGGACGACGGCCCCGGCGTGGCCGAGGCTGATCAGGCCCATTTATTCGAACCCTTCTTCACCACGGAAAACGCCGGCAGCGGACTGGGCCTTTACATCGCGCGGGAATTGGCCGAAGCCAACGACGCGCGCCTGGACTACATCCCGCCCGACGGCGTGTTCCGGCTGATAGGACACCTGGCCCATGACTAAGTCCGCCCACCGCGTCCTCATCGTCGACGACGAGCCCGACATCCGCGAGTTGCTGGAGCTGACGCTGCTGAAAATGGGCTTGCAGCCGGTGGCTGCGGGCAGCGTAGGCGAGGCGCGCGCCGCGCTGCAGGCCGGCTCCTTCGACCTGGCGCTGACCGATATGCGGCTGCCGGACGGCGAGGGGCTGGAGGTGGTGCGCCATATCGCCGAGCAAGGCCTGGACCTGCCCATCGCCGTGCTCACCGCCTTCGGCAGCGCCGACAACGCGGTGCAGGCGATGAAAGCCGGCGCCTTCGATTATCTGCAAAAGCCGGTCAGCCTGGCCCAATTGCGCAGCCTGGTGAAATCGGCGCTGAAAGTGGACGCGCCCGCCGCCAAACCTTCCGCTCAGAAGAGGCTGCTGGGCGACTCGCCGGCAATACAAGAAGTGTTGCGGCGGGTGGACAAGCTGGCGCGCAGCCAGGCCGCCGTCTATATCCGCGGCGAATCCGGCACCGGCAAGGAACAGGCGGCGCGGCTGATCCACGAGACCGGTCCGCGCGCCGGCAGACCCTTCGTCGCGGTCAATTGCGGCGCCATCCCGGAAAACCTGATGGAGAGCGAATTCTTCGGCTACCGCAAAGGCGCCTTCACCGGCGCGGACAGCGAGCGGGACGGTTTCTTCCAGCAGGCCCAGGGGGGCACGCTGTTTCTGGACGAGGTGGCCGATCTGCCGCTGGCCATGCAAGTGAAGCTGCTGCGCGCCATTCAGGAAAAAACCGTGCGCAAGCTGGGCGCCAGCCAGGAAGAGGCGGCGGACGCGCGCATCATCTGCGCCACCCACCAGGACCTGGCGGCTTTGGCCGAGCAAGGGCGCTTTCGCCAGGATCTGTTTTACCGGCTCAACGTGCTGCCGCTGCAGATGCCGCCGCTGCGCGAACTGCGCGAGGACATCCCGCTGCTGGCCGAACGCCTGCTGGCGCGCTTCTCCGACGCCTCCGCCCCGGCGCGGCTGGCGCCGGATGCGCTCAATGCCTTGCAGGATTATGCCTTCCCCGGCAATTTCCGCGAGCTGGAAAATATTCTGGAACGCGCCGTCGCGCTGGCAAGCTCCCCCACGCTGCGCGCCGAAGACCTGCAATTGTCGCCGCCCCTTCGCGACATCGCGCCGCCCGATGGCGGAACCGACCTGCAGCAATATTTGGACCAGCTGGAGCGAGACGCCATCGTCAAAGCGCTGGAAACCACCCGCTACAACCGCACCCAGGCCGCCAAACGGCTGGGCGTGACCTTCCGCTCGCTGCGCTACCGCATGGAGCGGCTGGGCATAAAATAGCGCGCCATCCGCATGACATCGTCCGCTTCATGCTATTGTTATATACTGTGCGTGGTTTTACGGCGCTGGCTTGCCGAAACCGCTTAGCCATATAGAGGATCTCGATCTCACCATGACGAAATCTGCGGCCTCCCGCCTGCTCTTGCTCTGCGCCCTCTTGTGCAGCGGCCCGGCCCAGGCGCAAACCGACCCGGTGCTGCTGACCGTCTCCGGCAAAATCCGCCGCTTCACCGATCCGGCTCAGCGCGTCTATGCCTTCCGCGAGAGCGATCTGCGCAAACTGCCGCAACACGCCATTGCCACCGCCACCAATTGGACGCCCCTCAGCACGTTTTCCGGCCCGCTGGTCAGGGATGTGCTCTCGGTTGTCGGCGCTTATGGCGCCAAAGCCAAGTTTTATGCCCTCAACGACTACAACTACTGCATCGACAGCGCTGAGTTCGCCCGCTACGACGCGGTGCTGGCCATGACGCTCAATCAGCAGCAGCTGGACATCGCGCACCGCGGCCCGCTATGGCTGATGTACCCGATTCCCGACCTTCCCGCCTCGATGCGCGGCCCGACGCTGGATGCCAAATTGATCTGGCAGGTCCATCGTCTGGACATCCAATAATCCACACGAGAGGCCATCGTGCGCTTTGCCTTCCGTTCTGTCTTCACCCGCCTCCCGCCGTTATTTCTGACCTTGTTCGTGCTGCTCGCCGGCGGCGCCTACTTCGCGATTGAGCGCTATGTCGCCGTCAGCGCCAATGAAACCCGCAGCGAGGACCTGTATTGGACGGTGGCGCAGATGCAGATCGAGCTGGAGCGATTCCGGGCGGAGTTGATCCGGCTGAAAAACGGCGAAGCCGACATCGAGCAAACCCGCACCCGGCTGGCGCTGGCGCAGAGCCGCTTCAGCGACTTCATCACCCCCTCGAAACTGCATGGCTTGCTCAGCGACGTGGAAGGGTTCAACGACATCCGATCGCAGCTGCAGCTCTTTTTCCAGTCCGCGCCGGTGCTCCGTCTGCGCCCCAGCGACGCGCCGGCCGTCATCGCCAGAATCGACGCCTTGCGCCCATCGCTGGCGGAATTCGCCGTGCAGTCTAGAGTGGCCGAAGTCGCCTCGCGCGATGCCCGCAACCAGGCGCTGGAGCACAATAAAAAGCTGGTTTCCTTCCTGTGGTTCGCGCTGTGGTGCGGCATCTGCGTGGTGCTGATGCTGCTGCTGTACCGCTACCACGGCGCCCGCCGCGATGTCGCCTCCCGCCAGGCCCTGCTGGAGAAAGAGCGCGCCGCGCACAAGGCCACCGTGGCGGCGGAATTGGACCGCACCACCTTCCTCGCCACCATCAGCCATGAAATCCGCTCGCCGCTGCAAACCATGCAAGTCTGCTTGGAGCTGATGGAGCCGGATATCCCGAGCGGCAGCCGCACCCATACCGCGCTGGAAAGAATGAAAACCAGCATGTCGCACCTGATGACCCAGGTCCGCGACATCATGGATTTGTCGGCGATGCATACCATGCAGCTGCGTCTGCATCCGGAAGAGGTGAAACTGGAACAGATTCTGCGCGAAGCCGTCGACGCCTATCGCCCGCAATTGGAAAGCAAAGGGCTGTGGCTGGAGACCATGTGGCCGAATCTGCCGGCCTCGATTCGGATGGATGGCAGCCGCCTGCGGCAGATCGTCGGCAATCTGGTCTCCAACGCCATCCGCTACACCGATCACGGCGAGGTCTCGGTGCTGGCCAAGGTGTTTCAACAGGAGGGTTTGAATACGCTGGAAGTGCGGGTCCGGGACACCGGCATCGGCATTCCGCTGGAGTATCAAAGCCG
The Chromobacterium sp. IIBBL 290-4 DNA segment above includes these coding regions:
- the parC gene encoding DNA topoisomerase IV subunit A — protein: MNDLDLFATPDAAGNLTPPPPAAPQALGGDWIPLDLYAERAYLEYAMSVVKGRALPEVADGQKPVQRRILYAMRDMGLAHGAKPVKSARVVGEILGKYHPHGDSSAYEALVRMAQDFTLRYPLIDGQGNFGSRDGDGAAAMRYTEARLTPIAELLLSEIDMGTVDFVPNYDGAFEEPALLPARLPMVLLNGASGIAVGMATEIPPHNLTEVASASVALLDDPTLDIDGLMQYIPGPDFPGGGQIITPAADIRSAYETGRGSVRVRAKWEVDKLARGQWRAIVTELPPGSSAQKVLAEIEEATNPKLKAGKKQLSQDQQNLKKLMLDLLDRVRDESDSENPVRLVFEPKSSRQDPDEFMNILLAQTSLEGNASLNLVMIGLDGRPAQKGLKPILSEWIDFRRSTVTRRLAHRLAQVDKRIHILEGRMIAFIHIDEVIRVIRESDEPKPDLIKAFGLTEIQAEDILEIRLRQLARLEGFKLEKELSELREEREGLRHILDTPDALTRLIRDEIQADAAKYGDKRRSEIKAAERAVLTQTTADEPVTLILSQKGWIRARVGHNLELETLSFKDGDALAAAVETRTIWNAVVLDHNGRAYTIDPATVPTGRGDGVPVASLVDLQDGAKPAQLISGRDEDRFVVAGSGGYGFIAKIGDMAGRVKAGKAFITLDAQETVLEPVRLPAAPLEQLQLVAASDAGRLLAFPAAELKELAKGRGLMLLALDEGARMTAIGLVAGDKALLATTSVRGKVADEKIALEEFIAKRAKKGKLMPKKWLVSAIRDLPM
- a CDS encoding nitrogen regulation protein NR(II) translates to MRRPAQQQTLSPRAALLFFNGFRAVLLLVLFSMSLIPGTDGLPLIEGGRHFYFWAGVYALLISGWFLLREGSLGHTLQLTLAIAADIAMMVWLMAMNDGIHGGFGLLLLPYLAAAGLLSTGRYALFYAAIATLMLLGYVGAAHQLDQARSSDLSYGALLAAGCFVTAIATWHLGRMARASEALAAQRGGEIANLNHLNELILQSQRDAVVVLDEAGHLRQFNLQAERYFSRLCRGQPMPELLPLVRRWQQSGYPALSTFVEHNVRGRLLLGRLVPVPVPEGEVRGVVLFMRDMADMAEESKRMKLAALGRLTANIAHEIRNPLAAISHAGDLLAEDDDDPARQRLLRIVRDNTRRINGMVEDVLILGRRDRVKRETIALGPFIEQLLEHFAMSQPEAAGAVLCQLPDCRLLFDRGHLTQILGNLLANAWRHGSRAVGSVRLEGGVAEGALILRVMDDGPGVAEADQAHLFEPFFTTENAGSGLGLYIARELAEANDARLDYIPPDGVFRLIGHLAHD
- a CDS encoding sigma-54 dependent transcriptional regulator translates to MTKSAHRVLIVDDEPDIRELLELTLLKMGLQPVAAGSVGEARAALQAGSFDLALTDMRLPDGEGLEVVRHIAEQGLDLPIAVLTAFGSADNAVQAMKAGAFDYLQKPVSLAQLRSLVKSALKVDAPAAKPSAQKRLLGDSPAIQEVLRRVDKLARSQAAVYIRGESGTGKEQAARLIHETGPRAGRPFVAVNCGAIPENLMESEFFGYRKGAFTGADSERDGFFQQAQGGTLFLDEVADLPLAMQVKLLRAIQEKTVRKLGASQEEAADARIICATHQDLAALAEQGRFRQDLFYRLNVLPLQMPPLRELREDIPLLAERLLARFSDASAPARLAPDALNALQDYAFPGNFRELENILERAVALASSPTLRAEDLQLSPPLRDIAPPDGGTDLQQYLDQLERDAIVKALETTRYNRTQAAKRLGVTFRSLRYRMERLGIK